One window of the Thermomicrobiales bacterium genome contains the following:
- a CDS encoding RidA family protein, with protein MDRQRISTGSELERTAGYSRAMRVGNMVFVSGTAAVDQGGNTIAPDDAETQTREILKKIERALHEAGSRLEDVVMTRMYVTDIAHAGAAGRVHGEFFGEIRPASLLVEISALARPGLVVEIEAQAVIEDR; from the coding sequence GTGGATCGTCAACGTATCTCAACCGGATCGGAACTCGAGCGAACAGCCGGATACTCCCGCGCTATGCGGGTAGGCAACATGGTGTTCGTCTCGGGCACGGCGGCCGTTGATCAGGGCGGCAACACCATTGCACCAGATGACGCGGAGACGCAAACGCGGGAGATCCTCAAGAAGATTGAGCGAGCGCTGCACGAGGCAGGCTCAAGGCTTGAGGATGTCGTCATGACCCGCATGTACGTGACCGATATTGCGCATGCGGGCGCGGCTGGCCGCGTCCACGGGGAATTCTTTGGTGAGATCAGGCCCGCATCATTACTTGTCGAGATTAGCGCTCTCGCTCGACCTGGACTAGTGGTCGAAATCGAGGCGCAGGCGGTTATCGAG